Proteins encoded together in one Peribacillus asahii window:
- the helD gene encoding RNA polymerase recycling motor HelD — protein MTSKQHPDRKSEQERLEFTKRYMDVVIKTAETSKDQFKKIMQETFGDEDWKESGRYAELLTTANFFDMSQAELESLKKAQSKPYFARVDFTRDENGLKEILYFGKTSLYQRENQEQIIVDWRSPIANLYYEGRIGSVTYEAEGEKFSGDITLKRQLMIEDGTLDEIRDIDLTTTDELLQDSLAKSSSNRLTEIVSTIQEEQNKIIRADLNKPIIVQGAAGSGKTTIALHRISYFIYYYKDLFDPRQLMILAPSRLFIDYISEALPELGVEKAKQFTFTEYVQSAIECKLNIIPDRKLIDLLEKKDDETTESIWVSGIKGSSKFKGILDQYVKEIITRFFPKEDFYCDKYRLYSAKKFKKLLVEEYWYLPIYTRVDKLKQVLQSQVKSKKKTMLDRVTSFYDTKIQKALTRNIKPDLRREYVTKFLDKKAERTEEIKKAIRTSVKAYFKPFERKHILEYYQELFTDSEMLVTYSDGTLSIEEAERLCRYQMKFFRENQYELEDLGALLYLHSHLFGVDKEKRAKNIVIDEAQDYSFMQLQALKTSSDTDMFTLVGDLAQGIYSYRGLEEWEEVHHNIFPRATYTELKKSYRTTVEIMNEANKLLELLPYNFPQVEPVVRHGEKPIFIKKVNQFWGKELLDRVQTMKQEGLRTFSVITKTMEDCREAYKVLSEIDESVCLLEEQASIPKDQLVILPSYLAKGLEFDGVFAISLNESYKIESELDIKLLYVVMTRPLHRLFFIGDSEEDFLIRN, from the coding sequence ATGACATCGAAACAGCACCCGGACAGGAAAAGTGAGCAAGAAAGATTAGAATTTACAAAGCGTTATATGGATGTGGTCATTAAGACTGCTGAGACGAGCAAGGATCAATTTAAGAAAATTATGCAGGAAACGTTTGGAGATGAAGACTGGAAGGAGTCAGGGAGATATGCCGAATTACTGACGACGGCTAATTTCTTCGACATGTCGCAAGCGGAACTGGAAAGCCTTAAAAAGGCACAAAGTAAGCCGTATTTTGCTAGAGTGGATTTCACGCGGGATGAAAACGGACTAAAGGAAATTCTTTACTTTGGTAAAACTTCCTTGTATCAGCGTGAAAATCAGGAGCAAATCATTGTTGACTGGCGTTCGCCGATTGCCAACCTGTATTACGAGGGTAGAATCGGGTCGGTAACATACGAAGCAGAAGGGGAAAAATTCTCAGGTGATATTACGCTGAAACGACAGTTAATGATTGAGGATGGAACTTTAGATGAAATCCGTGACATTGATTTGACAACAACGGATGAGCTGTTGCAAGATTCGTTAGCGAAGAGCTCTAGTAATCGTTTGACCGAAATTGTTTCCACGATTCAGGAAGAGCAAAATAAAATCATCCGGGCCGACTTGAATAAGCCGATTATTGTCCAGGGCGCGGCGGGGAGCGGAAAGACGACGATTGCTCTCCATAGAATTTCTTATTTCATCTATTACTATAAAGATTTATTTGATCCAAGACAGCTGATGATTTTGGCGCCAAGTCGACTGTTTATCGATTACATCTCCGAGGCGCTACCAGAGTTAGGGGTAGAAAAAGCGAAGCAATTTACCTTTACGGAATATGTACAAAGTGCGATTGAATGTAAGTTGAACATTATTCCTGATAGGAAACTTATTGATTTGCTTGAAAAGAAAGATGATGAAACAACAGAGTCAATCTGGGTTTCAGGGATTAAGGGATCGTCCAAATTTAAAGGAATCCTCGACCAATATGTGAAAGAAATCATCACTCGATTCTTTCCAAAGGAAGATTTCTACTGCGATAAATACCGACTTTATTCGGCTAAAAAGTTCAAGAAGCTGTTGGTGGAAGAGTATTGGTATTTACCGATTTATACACGGGTCGATAAGTTAAAGCAAGTCTTGCAAAGTCAAGTAAAATCGAAGAAAAAAACTATGCTCGACCGAGTGACTAGTTTTTATGATACTAAGATTCAAAAGGCTTTAACTAGAAATATTAAACCTGATCTTCGCCGAGAGTACGTCACGAAATTCTTGGATAAAAAAGCGGAACGAACGGAAGAAATCAAGAAAGCGATTCGTACATCTGTTAAAGCTTATTTTAAACCATTTGAACGAAAGCATATTCTTGAATACTATCAGGAGCTTTTTACCGATTCAGAGATGCTGGTTACATATAGTGATGGGACACTCTCAATTGAGGAAGCGGAACGACTTTGCCGATATCAAATGAAATTTTTCAGAGAAAATCAATATGAGCTGGAGGACTTAGGTGCTCTACTATACCTCCATTCGCATCTGTTTGGAGTCGATAAAGAGAAGCGGGCCAAGAATATCGTCATCGATGAAGCACAGGATTACAGCTTCATGCAGCTGCAAGCGTTAAAAACGTCATCTGACACGGATATGTTCACATTGGTCGGCGATCTGGCGCAAGGGATTTACTCGTATCGCGGATTAGAAGAGTGGGAGGAAGTTCATCACAATATTTTTCCGCGCGCTACCTATACTGAGCTTAAGAAAAGTTATCGAACGACAGTTGAAATCATGAATGAAGCCAATAAACTATTGGAACTATTACCTTATAACTTTCCTCAAGTAGAGCCAGTCGTTCGTCACGGTGAGAAACCTATTTTTATTAAAAAGGTGAATCAATTCTGGGGAAAGGAGTTGCTTGATCGAGTTCAAACTATGAAACAAGAAGGACTACGCACATTTTCTGTCATTACTAAAACGATGGAAGATTGCCGGGAAGCTTACAAAGTGTTGAGTGAAATAGACGAATCAGTTTGCTTACTCGAAGAACAAGCATCCATCCCAAAGGATCAACTAGTTATTTTGCCATCGTATCTAGCAAAAGGACTTGAATTTGATGGCGTTTTTGCAATTTCTCTGAACGAATCCTATAAAATCGAAAGTGAATTGGACATTAAATTACTGTACGTCGTCATGACAAGGCCGCTTCATCGCCTTTTTTTTATTGGGGATTCTGAAGAGGATTTTTTAATCAGGAACTAA
- a CDS encoding MBL fold metallo-hydrolase → MPLHNPIKIVRVPISTPTLWPNTTTNCYLIGNKQESILVDAGYDQEITKKELNKALKENDLAIPKSIILTHSHRDHAPGVRQLMDWSPVIYCHPKEKQAILKAIFPVHAVSMLNDGDVIHIADLEILIIHSPGHTPGMLNLYIPSNQILLAGDNILSEGTTWIGPPEGDMSEYIHTLERLQHLDLAKIGPGHGEWVEHPYKQIEFVLNRRLYRENQIQSLLLKHQQLTSTSLTEMIYEKNIHPSIFEVAKKTTEAHLIKLMKEGTVSLHDSWYSIHS, encoded by the coding sequence ATGCCATTACACAATCCAATTAAAATCGTACGTGTTCCAATTTCCACGCCAACTCTATGGCCAAATACAACAACAAATTGTTATTTAATTGGGAATAAGCAAGAAAGTATATTAGTTGATGCGGGATACGATCAGGAGATAACGAAAAAGGAGTTAAACAAAGCACTTAAGGAAAATGACTTAGCCATACCCAAATCTATTATTCTTACACATTCTCACCGGGATCATGCACCGGGGGTTCGTCAATTAATGGATTGGTCTCCTGTAATTTATTGCCACCCAAAAGAAAAACAAGCCATCTTGAAAGCGATTTTTCCAGTGCATGCAGTATCGATGCTAAACGATGGTGATGTCATACATATAGCTGACCTAGAAATACTGATTATTCATAGTCCAGGACACACTCCAGGTATGTTAAATCTTTATATACCTTCTAATCAAATTCTCCTTGCCGGGGACAATATTTTATCTGAAGGAACAACATGGATTGGTCCCCCAGAAGGAGATATGAGCGAGTATATTCATACTTTAGAACGTTTACAGCACTTGGATTTAGCAAAAATTGGACCAGGACATGGTGAATGGGTCGAACATCCCTATAAACAAATTGAATTTGTATTAAACCGTAGATTATACCGAGAAAACCAAATTCAATCTCTACTTTTAAAACATCAGCAATTAACCTCTACAAGTTTGACAGAAATGATTTATGAAAAGAATATTCATCCAAGTATTTTTGAGGTTGCGAAAAAAACGACAGAGGCCCATTTAATCAAGTTGATGAAGGAAGGAACAGTTTCACTGCACGATTCATGGTACTCGATTCACTCTTGA
- a CDS encoding NUDIX hydrolase has protein sequence MTVLPKPASTVVLIDHMSRVYLTKRPATMKFLAGFYVFPGGAVEEGDYVVDHAYITHSILNEPFSSAHYIAAVREIFEEVGILFGSQGDGFPIQFQKETEQEYRRLLVNRDISFAQLLEQENIRLHLDCLRYFGHRITPKESAYRFDTRFFLAELPEGQTPKPDLNEIDKAFWIAPEEALLSYQNGNMLLAPPTVTALQTVINYQKGGALLMPR, from the coding sequence ATGACTGTACTTCCAAAACCTGCATCAACCGTTGTTTTAATCGATCATATGTCTAGGGTTTATTTAACGAAGCGACCAGCGACGATGAAGTTTCTAGCTGGCTTTTATGTGTTTCCAGGCGGAGCAGTAGAAGAAGGAGATTATGTCGTAGATCATGCATACATAACTCACTCGATATTGAATGAGCCATTTAGTTCTGCTCATTATATCGCTGCAGTACGAGAGATATTCGAAGAAGTTGGGATTTTATTTGGCAGTCAAGGCGACGGATTTCCTATTCAATTTCAAAAAGAAACGGAACAGGAATATCGTCGTCTCCTTGTAAATCGTGACATTTCATTTGCACAATTATTAGAGCAAGAAAACATTCGCCTTCATCTTGATTGTCTGCGATATTTTGGGCACCGAATTACTCCAAAAGAAAGTGCTTATCGCTTCGATACTCGATTTTTTCTAGCGGAATTGCCTGAGGGACAAACCCCGAAGCCTGATTTAAACGAAATTGACAAAGCTTTTTGGATTGCCCCAGAGGAAGCTTTATTGTCCTATCAAAATGGAAATATGCTTCTTGCTCCTCCAACGGTTACTGCACTTCAAACAGTTATCAATTATCAAAAAGGGGGAGCGCTGCTCATGCCTAGGTAA
- a CDS encoding DEAD/DEAH box helicase: protein MRKRNFEDYNLSDEIKRALAVLKYEIPTEVQSDVIPLAMEKKDLVVKSQTGSGKTASFGIPICEMIEWEEKKPQAIILTPTRELAVQVREDITNIGRFKRIKAMAVYGKEPFAKQKEELKQKTHVVVGTPGRVMDHIERGTLVLDQVKYLIIDEADEMLNMGFIDEVEAIINEIPLNRVTMVFSATLPRDVENLCHKYMKNPINIEITATGITTNTIEHSLIEVKEEEKISLLKDVTVVENPESCIIFCRTKEHVDIVFTELEESNYSCERLHGGLEQEVRFAVMDGFKMGNFRYLVATDIAARGIDIDNVTLVINYDVPMEKESYVHRTGRTGRAGNKGKAITFATPYEGKFLKAIEKYIGFEIPTMEAPTHEEVARRKASFEEKVSGRRVVKNNKTARINKDILKLHFNGGKNKKIRAVDFVGTIAKIPGVTADDIGIITIRDNLSYVDILNGKGSLVLQAMENTTIKGKKLKVSKAIN, encoded by the coding sequence ATGAGGAAAAGAAATTTTGAGGATTATAATTTAAGCGATGAAATAAAAAGAGCACTCGCTGTGTTAAAATACGAAATTCCCACAGAGGTTCAGAGTGACGTAATACCATTAGCAATGGAAAAGAAAGATCTTGTAGTAAAATCTCAAACAGGCAGTGGCAAGACTGCATCCTTTGGTATACCTATTTGCGAAATGATTGAATGGGAAGAAAAAAAGCCACAGGCAATTATTCTTACACCAACTAGGGAGCTTGCTGTCCAAGTTCGAGAAGATATAACGAATATTGGAAGATTTAAACGGATTAAAGCTATGGCCGTTTATGGAAAAGAACCTTTTGCGAAACAAAAAGAAGAATTAAAACAAAAAACTCATGTAGTCGTCGGTACACCCGGTCGTGTCATGGACCATATCGAAAGAGGGACTCTAGTTTTAGACCAAGTAAAGTATCTTATAATAGATGAAGCTGATGAAATGCTTAATATGGGTTTTATCGACGAAGTAGAAGCGATTATAAATGAAATCCCTTTAAACAGAGTAACGATGGTATTTTCCGCCACATTACCTAGAGATGTTGAAAATCTCTGCCATAAATATATGAAAAATCCTATTAATATTGAGATTACTGCTACCGGGATAACGACGAATACAATTGAACATAGTTTAATCGAGGTTAAAGAAGAAGAAAAAATTTCACTGCTAAAAGACGTTACGGTCGTTGAAAATCCAGAGAGTTGTATCATTTTTTGCAGAACTAAAGAACACGTAGATATAGTCTTTACCGAATTGGAAGAATCCAATTATTCTTGTGAAAGACTCCATGGAGGATTAGAACAAGAAGTAAGGTTTGCCGTTATGGATGGTTTCAAAATGGGGAATTTTCGTTATCTTGTGGCCACTGATATAGCTGCAAGAGGAATTGATATTGATAATGTGACACTTGTCATCAACTATGATGTTCCAATGGAAAAAGAGAGCTATGTCCACCGAACAGGAAGAACCGGTCGCGCCGGTAATAAAGGAAAAGCAATTACGTTTGCGACACCTTATGAAGGGAAGTTCCTTAAAGCAATTGAAAAATACATTGGCTTTGAGATACCTACAATGGAGGCTCCTACACATGAGGAAGTTGCTAGAAGAAAAGCCTCCTTCGAAGAAAAAGTAAGCGGCCGCCGAGTCGTTAAAAATAATAAAACTGCCCGAATAAACAAAGATATTCTAAAACTTCATTTTAATGGGGGAAAAAACAAGAAGATTCGAGCTGTAGATTTTGTTGGAACGATTGCAAAAATTCCTGGAGTAACAGCAGATGATATTGGTATTATAACAATCCGGGATAATTTGTCATATGTTGATATTCTTAATGGAAAAGGCTCGCTAGTCTTACAAGCCATGGAAAATACAACAATCAAAGGAAAGAAGCTGAAAGTTAGCAAGGCTATTAACTGA
- a CDS encoding DUF2515 domain-containing protein has protein sequence MWSKLISQKKITLLEPLATIKKELKARSKQPSIKTELSSEERTLIEQIKFKTNKWNQNNITRTKAYLDFYQCHPEVHWAFLGHMVSRNGGWNMTDLKGGLLPRLLTKKECQSFFTFLERGNWLIFQDAFPQFLLYEESIKREKNLFYLLPHFHVSLFMEIIWNHFLEDCDPYTLTIALIINEQSYLELRVIDNPVFKKSIFNTLEFKLQDLLSMNQILFPYLENGKVKLIGETLHHFESLHRRILLGKRLYSILFADSKRLNKIEQWAYLTPHSGSRKDYWPHIFHDIDEGVPGRLLKRRLKSCQLLPGSIRFYSPKLEFVWKDCVHEEAEIKEWYEDWQVVYYLINSEETINGEIEDEYCQTLERIELTTIAKKAIFLRN, from the coding sequence ATCTGGTCTAAACTTATAAGTCAGAAAAAAATAACACTCCTTGAACCTCTTGCCACAATCAAAAAAGAATTAAAAGCAAGAAGTAAACAGCCTTCCATAAAAACAGAGCTCTCTTCCGAGGAAAGAACATTAATCGAACAAATCAAATTTAAAACAAACAAATGGAACCAAAATAATATAACAAGAACGAAAGCCTATCTTGATTTTTATCAGTGCCATCCCGAAGTGCATTGGGCTTTTCTAGGACATATGGTGTCGCGAAATGGCGGCTGGAATATGACCGATTTAAAGGGCGGGCTTCTTCCTCGATTACTAACGAAAAAAGAATGTCAGTCCTTTTTCACATTTTTAGAGCGAGGGAATTGGCTGATTTTTCAAGATGCATTTCCCCAATTTTTACTTTATGAAGAGAGCATCAAAAGAGAAAAAAATCTTTTTTATCTTTTGCCGCATTTTCATGTGTCGCTGTTCATGGAAATAATTTGGAATCATTTTTTAGAAGATTGTGATCCATATACTCTAACAATTGCCTTAATCATTAATGAGCAAAGCTATTTAGAATTAAGAGTGATAGACAACCCTGTTTTTAAAAAGAGCATTTTTAATACTTTAGAATTTAAACTACAGGATTTATTATCAATGAATCAAATTCTTTTTCCTTATTTAGAAAATGGTAAAGTAAAGCTAATTGGTGAGACCTTACATCATTTTGAAAGCTTACACCGACGAATTTTATTAGGAAAACGACTATATTCTATTTTGTTTGCAGATTCAAAACGGTTAAATAAAATCGAGCAATGGGCATATCTGACCCCTCATTCTGGTTCTAGAAAAGATTATTGGCCTCATATTTTTCATGATATCGATGAAGGTGTTCCAGGAAGATTGTTGAAACGAAGGCTCAAGTCATGCCAGCTGCTTCCAGGCTCCATACGCTTCTATAGTCCTAAATTAGAATTCGTATGGAAAGATTGCGTACATGAGGAGGCTGAAATCAAGGAATGGTATGAAGATTGGCAAGTTGTTTATTACTTAATTAATTCAGAAGAAACCATAAATGGAGAGATTGAAGATGAATATTGCCAAACACTTGAAAGAATCGAGCTCACAACGATCGCCAAAAAAGCGATTTTTCTACGGAACTAA
- the cspC gene encoding cold shock protein CspC has product MEQGTVKWFNAEKGFGFIERENGDDVFVHFSAIQSEGFKSLDEGQKVTFDVEQGARGAQAANVQKA; this is encoded by the coding sequence ATGGAACAAGGTACAGTTAAATGGTTTAATGCAGAAAAAGGTTTCGGATTTATCGAGCGTGAAAATGGAGACGACGTATTCGTACACTTCTCTGCTATCCAAAGTGAAGGTTTCAAATCATTAGACGAAGGTCAAAAAGTAACTTTTGACGTTGAGCAAGGTGCTCGTGGTGCTCAAGCTGCTAACGTTCAAAAAGCTTAA
- a CDS encoding aminotransferase-like domain-containing protein, translating into MSSKYIEIMEEIKLRLADGALIAGSKLPSVRQLSEHFSCSKNTVIKAYEELEKEHLIYSVPKSGYFVVNEYQNATNEKDMIDFLSAGPDKHVMPYIEFQHCMNQAIEQYKEELFTYSDQQGLYSLRVQLVKYLQSLQVFTQPERVVVVSGSQQALNLLVSMPFPNGKRNILIEQPTYFGFIESINLHQATTFGIELSMEGIDLERLEYMFRNNDIKFFYIIPRFHNPLGHCYSNSEKKKIVELAKKYDVYIVEDDFLGDLDLNAKSDPLFSFDPSGRVIYIKSFSKIFLPGLRIATVVLPALMINNFLRYKFSSDFNSSALSQGALEIYLKSGMFNKHLKKIKEVYRTKMQITQEACELLLPANTYFSKPTSGFYLSISLPENVTAKQVVHILNEQHIYVDDASRMFLPEYKKENLLRLSISQVKESQIKLGIERLAHCIALIDSRKNHITPNKFLLF; encoded by the coding sequence GTGAGCTCAAAATATATCGAGATAATGGAAGAAATTAAGCTTCGGTTAGCAGATGGGGCGCTTATTGCAGGAAGTAAACTCCCTTCTGTTCGTCAACTATCTGAGCATTTTTCATGTAGTAAAAATACAGTTATTAAAGCATACGAAGAACTAGAAAAAGAACATTTAATTTATTCTGTCCCTAAAAGTGGCTACTTTGTTGTGAATGAATATCAAAATGCGACGAATGAAAAGGACATGATTGATTTCTTGTCTGCTGGTCCAGATAAACACGTTATGCCTTATATTGAATTTCAACATTGTATGAATCAAGCAATTGAACAATATAAAGAAGAGCTTTTTACATACTCTGATCAACAAGGGCTTTACTCATTACGAGTACAGTTAGTGAAATATTTGCAGAGTCTACAGGTGTTCACTCAACCTGAAAGAGTAGTCGTTGTTTCTGGCTCGCAACAAGCCCTTAATTTATTAGTTTCTATGCCTTTTCCAAATGGAAAAAGAAATATTCTAATTGAACAGCCTACTTATTTCGGATTCATTGAGTCCATCAATTTGCACCAAGCTACTACTTTTGGAATTGAATTATCGATGGAAGGGATTGATCTTGAACGTCTGGAATACATGTTTCGAAATAATGATATAAAATTTTTCTATATTATCCCGAGATTTCACAATCCACTGGGACATTGTTACTCGAATAGCGAAAAGAAAAAAATCGTTGAGTTAGCTAAAAAATACGATGTATATATAGTGGAAGATGATTTTTTAGGAGACCTTGATTTAAATGCAAAATCAGATCCTTTATTTTCTTTTGATCCTTCTGGGAGAGTGATTTATATTAAAAGCTTTTCGAAAATTTTTCTCCCAGGGTTAAGGATTGCTACTGTCGTTCTTCCTGCCTTAATGATTAACAATTTTTTACGATATAAATTTAGTTCGGATTTTAATAGTTCAGCACTTTCTCAAGGTGCGCTAGAAATCTATTTAAAAAGTGGTATGTTTAATAAACATCTCAAAAAAATAAAAGAGGTATATCGCACTAAAATGCAAATCACTCAAGAAGCATGTGAATTATTGCTACCTGCTAATACCTATTTTTCTAAACCAACTTCAGGATTCTATCTATCCATTAGTTTGCCCGAGAATGTGACAGCAAAACAGGTAGTCCATATACTAAACGAGCAGCATATATATGTTGATGATGCCTCTAGAATGTTTTTACCAGAATATAAAAAGGAAAATCTCCTTCGATTAAGCATCTCTCAAGTGAAGGAGAGTCAAATTAAACTAGGGATAGAGCGATTGGCTCACTGTATTGCTTTAATTGACAGTAGAAAAAATCATATTACTCCAAATAAATTTTTACTCTTTTAG
- a CDS encoding CBO0543 family protein: MERLKMNIAKHLKESSSQRSPKKRFFYGTKHISVVIPTLLLASLIGTYLDLYFVGKGIYYFPKRPLPEIFPINIFFTLIGLPLFVGLYIYVCQKVNVWKKAALILLLSLFISIGEKQAETWGLFIHNDSWKHIYSFIGYALYLTFIYVFYRWVKRIRD; this comes from the coding sequence ATGGAGAGATTGAAGATGAATATTGCCAAACACTTGAAAGAATCGAGCTCACAACGATCGCCAAAAAAGCGATTTTTCTACGGAACTAAACATATATCAGTCGTAATTCCTACGCTACTTCTCGCTTCACTCATTGGAACGTACCTTGATCTTTATTTTGTTGGAAAAGGTATATACTACTTCCCTAAAAGACCCTTGCCCGAGATTTTTCCAATCAATATTTTCTTTACATTGATTGGGCTCCCGCTGTTCGTTGGCTTATATATATATGTGTGTCAGAAAGTAAACGTCTGGAAAAAAGCAGCGCTTATTCTCCTCTTAAGCCTATTTATATCTATTGGCGAAAAGCAAGCAGAAACATGGGGACTTTTCATTCACAACGATTCATGGAAGCACATCTATTCATTTATTGGTTATGCACTTTATTTAACATTCATTTATGTTTTTTATCGTTGGGTTAAACGAATCAGAGATTAA
- a CDS encoding DMT family transporter, producing the protein MQRETREKFGLLLGLVGVICFSLTLPSTSIAVEYFGTTVVGLGRTVVAAILVAVIFIIRKEKLPSPRQFKSLLIVAVGAVLGFPLLTSWAMKSLPVSHGAVELALLPLSTAGFAMFRAGEIPSPKFWISSIIGSLAVIMYALHLGFGQLQFADLALLAAVIILGLSYAEGGKLAKELGSWQVIAWAIMIGAPFFIIPVGLNLTTEMLHAPIQAWVSFIYLAVVSQFLAYVAWYGGMAMGGIARVSQLQYIQPFLMIIFATVFLDESITFFTLVIAVIVVISVILGKNAPVSKKRFVSEKN; encoded by the coding sequence ATGCAGAGAGAAACCAGAGAGAAATTTGGATTATTGTTGGGATTAGTAGGTGTTATTTGTTTTAGCTTAACACTTCCTTCTACAAGTATTGCTGTAGAGTACTTTGGGACCACGGTCGTTGGTTTAGGAAGAACGGTTGTGGCTGCCATTTTAGTAGCTGTGATATTTATTATTCGAAAAGAAAAACTTCCTTCTCCCCGCCAATTCAAAAGTCTACTTATTGTTGCTGTTGGTGCAGTCTTAGGATTTCCTCTCCTCACTTCCTGGGCAATGAAATCCTTGCCTGTTTCCCATGGAGCTGTGGAATTGGCCCTGTTACCATTATCAACAGCCGGCTTTGCTATGTTTAGAGCAGGTGAAATCCCTTCTCCTAAATTCTGGATTTCAAGTATAATCGGTTCTCTAGCTGTTATCATGTATGCACTTCATCTCGGATTCGGTCAATTACAATTTGCCGATTTAGCTTTACTAGCAGCAGTGATTATACTTGGACTTAGTTACGCAGAAGGTGGGAAGTTAGCGAAAGAATTAGGTAGTTGGCAAGTAATTGCTTGGGCAATTATGATCGGTGCTCCATTTTTCATCATTCCAGTTGGACTAAACCTTACAACTGAAATGCTCCATGCCCCTATACAAGCCTGGGTCAGTTTTATTTATCTCGCAGTCGTTAGTCAATTTCTAGCATATGTTGCTTGGTATGGCGGAATGGCTATGGGTGGAATAGCAAGAGTGAGTCAACTTCAATACATACAACCATTTTTGATGATTATATTTGCAACAGTATTTCTAGATGAATCCATCACATTTTTCACTCTTGTAATAGCAGTGATTGTTGTTATTTCTGTTATATTAGGAAAAAATGCTCCCGTATCAAAAAAAAGATTTGTATCAGAGAAAAACTAG